A genomic region of Brevibacillus sp. JNUCC-41 contains the following coding sequences:
- a CDS encoding Ig-like domain-containing protein, which yields MKFKNVSRITACVLIFSLIFSLMIPLNSQAAPATPVENVKTIKNGDTLDGKFEKPDVQWYQISPTTEEIQKFSHIEFEVNSDKILNISVYQDKEKAEKDESNYMVSSYPDEEAVVDFPYAWEGTYYVKVEYFGDTDDEGNPIPDAENVAEYSINAHSVTLPPSAGDEGEELESCPVEVSVNDKKTGESMLKTLRVFRDEVLTKSPEGRTLSSLYYKASPFLALHLAGNKTAREAVYNHLVEIKPLIEDLNENGASSTAVIDKKQAPAIKALFDKTADVAPAGLKKEMNSIAKKINLDKLAGERIVDIASKAGIELPASKNVKNKYIVKLKPGKSLSSVQSKISGKGYGTLSAPKQQEVLYDDMYVVELKNQAKMSTAALSGIEKLPEVEYIEPVKTYKAFSADIQSPYQWSLANAGGEEGIKGADIDNEKLQNLIKKRNLKDTLVAVIDTGVDDSLADLQGVVKMESGRNFIDKKEKAIDDNGHGTHVSGIIAAKADNGYSMQGINPVAKIMPVKVLDSSGYGDNEKIALGIKYAVDHGAKVINLSLGGEYSRTIEYALKHAAAKNVMVVVASGNDGMEGLSYPASSKYAISVGATNALDLVSDYSNYGSKLDMVAPGTGIPSLVPNGNVTYMDGTSMATPHVAAATALLLSGNPGLKVNEVREILHETSEYVAFEEEDNVDPYEDYQPEDGEIIMPEEELPVGKDLVSGYGRLNAYSALSAVDLQAKVNLVMDTQTKLTGSAKKGSVIEVKSGNKTLGKGTAAANGTFTVTIPVQKAAQQLTVNISDSSKLAVSSIKVFVNKGATPNKPTVKAVSDKDTYVTGQSQADMKISIKNSAKKVIGSGNTDSKGNFKVKISKQKAGTKLSVTATDLAKRESKAATVTVLDKTAPDAPKVNEVSDKATKVTGKAEIGSSVTVKYSNKNIGTAKADSKGNFSIKISKKKAGSALYVSAKDKAGNTGKAAKVTVKDKTAPGAPKVNEVNDKATKVTGKAEIGSSVTVKYSNKNIGTAKADSKGNFSIKISKKKAGSALYVSAKDKAGNTGKATKVTVKKSK from the coding sequence GTGAAATTTAAGAATGTGAGTCGAATTACGGCGTGTGTACTAATTTTTTCACTGATTTTCAGCTTGATGATTCCGCTAAATTCTCAAGCTGCACCAGCAACACCCGTTGAAAATGTAAAAACGATCAAAAATGGGGACACTTTGGACGGAAAGTTTGAAAAACCGGATGTTCAATGGTATCAAATCAGTCCCACAACAGAAGAAATACAAAAGTTCTCCCATATTGAGTTCGAAGTCAATTCGGACAAAATCTTGAATATCTCCGTATATCAAGATAAAGAAAAAGCAGAAAAAGATGAGAGCAATTATATGGTCTCTTCTTATCCTGATGAAGAAGCCGTAGTCGATTTCCCATATGCTTGGGAAGGCACATATTATGTTAAAGTTGAATATTTCGGCGATACGGATGATGAGGGAAATCCGATCCCGGATGCGGAAAATGTAGCTGAATACTCCATCAATGCGCATTCAGTAACATTGCCGCCATCGGCCGGGGACGAGGGGGAGGAACTCGAATCATGCCCGGTTGAAGTGAGTGTAAACGATAAGAAAACGGGAGAATCCATGTTGAAAACACTCCGCGTGTTTAGAGATGAGGTTCTCACGAAGTCGCCTGAGGGACGCACCCTTTCCTCTTTATACTATAAAGCTTCGCCATTCCTGGCTCTTCATCTTGCCGGGAATAAAACGGCAAGGGAAGCCGTTTATAATCACTTAGTCGAGATTAAGCCCCTTATAGAGGATCTTAATGAAAATGGAGCAAGCAGTACGGCAGTCATTGACAAGAAACAGGCACCTGCCATTAAAGCACTATTTGATAAGACAGCAGATGTAGCACCTGCTGGATTGAAAAAAGAAATGAACAGCATTGCAAAGAAAATCAATCTTGATAAGCTTGCAGGTGAAAGAATCGTCGATATCGCAAGCAAAGCGGGAATCGAACTTCCTGCTTCGAAAAATGTAAAGAACAAATATATTGTCAAACTTAAACCAGGGAAGTCATTGAGTTCAGTCCAATCCAAGATAAGCGGAAAAGGATATGGAACATTATCGGCACCTAAGCAACAAGAGGTTCTGTATGATGATATGTATGTAGTAGAGTTAAAGAACCAAGCTAAAATGAGCACAGCAGCACTATCCGGTATCGAAAAACTTCCAGAAGTGGAATATATCGAGCCGGTAAAAACGTACAAAGCATTTTCTGCCGACATTCAATCACCGTATCAATGGTCTTTAGCTAACGCCGGTGGGGAAGAAGGCATAAAGGGAGCGGACATCGATAACGAAAAACTGCAGAACCTTATTAAGAAACGTAATTTAAAAGATACATTGGTAGCTGTCATCGACACAGGAGTCGATGATTCACTTGCAGATCTACAGGGTGTCGTTAAAATGGAGTCAGGTAGGAACTTCATCGATAAGAAAGAAAAAGCGATCGATGACAATGGCCATGGTACACATGTATCCGGAATCATCGCTGCCAAAGCGGATAATGGATATTCCATGCAAGGAATCAATCCAGTAGCTAAAATCATGCCTGTGAAGGTCTTGGACTCTTCAGGATATGGAGACAATGAGAAAATTGCACTAGGTATTAAATATGCTGTGGATCATGGTGCAAAGGTCATAAACCTTAGCTTGGGCGGAGAATACAGCAGGACAATTGAATATGCTTTGAAACATGCCGCTGCCAAGAATGTAATGGTTGTCGTAGCAAGCGGAAATGATGGGATGGAGGGCCTTTCTTATCCTGCATCATCTAAATACGCCATCTCCGTCGGTGCAACCAATGCCCTTGATTTAGTATCCGATTATTCCAACTATGGATCGAAATTGGACATGGTCGCTCCAGGTACAGGCATCCCGAGCCTTGTGCCTAATGGGAATGTTACCTACATGGATGGTACATCAATGGCAACTCCCCATGTTGCAGCAGCTACAGCTCTTTTATTATCCGGAAACCCTGGGTTGAAAGTGAATGAAGTAAGGGAAATCCTTCATGAGACATCGGAGTATGTCGCTTTTGAAGAAGAAGATAATGTAGACCCTTATGAGGACTATCAACCAGAAGATGGAGAAATCATAATGCCGGAAGAAGAGCTGCCTGTCGGAAAAGATTTAGTATCTGGATATGGAAGACTGAATGCGTACAGTGCTCTTAGTGCCGTGGATTTACAAGCTAAAGTCAATCTTGTGATGGACACGCAAACAAAACTGACTGGTTCAGCTAAAAAAGGTTCAGTAATCGAAGTGAAAAGCGGAAACAAAACACTCGGTAAAGGAACGGCGGCAGCTAACGGAACGTTCACCGTTACGATTCCGGTCCAAAAAGCTGCGCAGCAGCTAACGGTGAATATCTCTGATTCTTCCAAACTGGCAGTATCTTCAATCAAAGTATTCGTGAATAAGGGTGCAACCCCTAACAAACCAACTGTTAAAGCTGTAAGTGACAAAGATACGTATGTAACGGGTCAATCACAAGCGGACATGAAAATCTCGATCAAAAATAGCGCAAAAAAAGTGATTGGTTCAGGTAACACGGACAGCAAAGGGAATTTCAAAGTGAAAATCAGCAAGCAAAAGGCTGGCACTAAACTTTCGGTCACAGCTACAGACTTAGCGAAACGTGAAAGCAAGGCGGCAACCGTGACTGTTCTCGATAAAACAGCCCCAGATGCACCGAAAGTGAATGAAGTAAGCGATAAAGCAACGAAAGTAACTGGTAAAGCGGAAATCGGTTCAAGCGTAACCGTGAAGTACAGCAATAAAAACATCGGCACGGCAAAAGCTGATAGTAAGGGGAACTTCTCCATCAAAATCAGCAAGAAAAAAGCAGGGTCCGCATTATACGTCTCAGCAAAAGACAAAGCGGGCAATACAGGAAAAGCGGCAAAAGTAACGGTTAAAGATAAAACCGCTCCAGGTGCACCGAAAGTGAATGAAGTAAACGACAAAGCAACAAAAGTAACTGGTAAAGCGGAAATCGGTTCAAGCGTAACCGTGAAGTACAGCAATAAAAACATCGGAACGGCAAAAGCTGATAGTAAAGGGAACTTCTCCATCAAAATCAGCAAGAAAAAAGCAGGGTCCGCATTATACGTCTCAGCAAAAGACAAAGCGGGCAATACAGGAAAAGCAACAAAAGTAACCGTTAAAAAATCTAAATAG
- a CDS encoding LysR family transcriptional regulator produces MELRQLRYFVEVAEREHVSEAAEHLHIAQSAISRQISRLEDELGVLLFEKIGRNIQLTPIGKIFLIHAKTAIQAIEYAKYQIDEFLDPEHGSIKIGFPTSLSTHLLPTVISAFKDEQPNIGFHLRQGSYSSLKDAVKNREIGLAFLGPIPTNDPDIDGHILFTENISALLPITHPLAERKSLRLSDLRNDPFVLFPKGYIFHTIALEACKAAGFTPNIASEGEDMDSIKGLVSAGIGVSLLPDSTFYEVIPRLTVKIPIDSPEVKRTVGIITSKNRELAPSEKLFYQFTKKFFSVLEQYQ; encoded by the coding sequence ATGGAACTACGGCAATTACGTTATTTTGTTGAAGTCGCCGAGAGAGAACACGTCTCTGAAGCCGCAGAGCACCTGCATATTGCACAATCAGCGATCAGCCGGCAAATCTCCAGACTGGAAGATGAGCTTGGCGTTCTTTTATTCGAGAAAATCGGCCGTAATATCCAGTTAACTCCAATCGGTAAAATTTTCTTGATTCATGCAAAAACGGCGATACAGGCGATAGAATATGCCAAATATCAAATTGATGAGTTTTTGGACCCTGAACACGGAAGCATTAAAATCGGGTTCCCGACCAGCCTTTCCACCCATTTACTTCCTACCGTCATTTCCGCTTTTAAAGATGAGCAGCCGAATATCGGCTTCCATTTAAGACAGGGATCTTATTCCTCGTTAAAGGACGCTGTCAAAAATCGCGAAATCGGATTAGCCTTCCTTGGACCGATCCCGACAAACGATCCAGATATCGATGGTCATATCCTGTTCACGGAAAACATTTCCGCTTTACTGCCGATAACGCACCCATTGGCCGAAAGGAAAAGTCTGCGTCTAAGTGACTTGCGAAATGATCCCTTCGTCTTGTTTCCAAAAGGATACATCTTTCACACTATCGCTCTCGAAGCATGCAAAGCAGCCGGTTTCACACCGAACATCGCCTCGGAAGGTGAAGACATGGATTCCATAAAAGGGCTCGTATCTGCCGGAATCGGAGTCAGTCTGCTCCCTGATAGTACCTTTTATGAAGTCATTCCAAGACTGACTGTCAAAATCCCGATCGATTCACCCGAAGTCAAACGGACTGTCGGCATCATAACTTCCAAAAACAGGGAGTTGGCACCATCAGAAAAACTTTTTTACCAATTTACCAAAAAGTTCTTCTCTGTTCTCGAGCAATATCAATAA
- a CDS encoding SMI1/KNR4 family protein, which produces MTGQVEEAINQMKKKLAENNQVIEVNEDGFIYKATCTFNSPASDEQIHSFEKKTGLLLPEDYKEFLKITNGCRLFDNVESGGENDLYSLDDIINYTYENSYEGCYKVACIYQDNIVIDGEAVAKGDKEYLMVKGHIDDFEEGEKLHMGFAEWIEQFISHQGEKFWDKG; this is translated from the coding sequence ATGACCGGTCAAGTTGAAGAAGCGATTAATCAAATGAAAAAGAAATTAGCCGAAAATAATCAGGTGATCGAAGTAAATGAAGATGGGTTCATATACAAAGCCACTTGCACCTTCAATTCACCTGCTTCGGATGAACAAATTCATTCCTTTGAAAAGAAAACCGGACTGCTTCTGCCCGAGGATTATAAGGAGTTTTTAAAAATAACAAATGGATGCCGTCTGTTCGATAATGTGGAATCGGGTGGGGAAAATGATTTATACAGTCTGGATGATATTATTAATTACACATATGAAAATTCCTACGAGGGATGCTATAAAGTGGCCTGCATTTATCAAGATAATATCGTCATCGATGGGGAAGCAGTCGCTAAAGGCGATAAGGAGTATTTAATGGTAAAAGGCCATATCGATGATTTTGAAGAAGGCGAGAAACTCCATATGGGCTTTGCTGAATGGATCGAGCAGTTCATTTCCCATCAAGGTGAGAAGTTTTGGGATAAAGGTTGA
- a CDS encoding TIGR01212 family radical SAM protein (This family includes YhcC from E. coli K-12, an uncharacterized radical SAM protein.): protein MNQANPFIYATDNKRYHTWNYHLREHFGHKVFKVALDGGFDCPNRDGTVAHGGCTFCSASGSGDFAGNRVEPLDVQFKKISERMHHKWKDGKYMAYFQAFTNTHAPVAELREKYESVLTQEGVVGLSIATRPDCLPDDVVEYLAELNERTYLWVELGLQTVHEKTATMINRAHDFDCYKEGVDKLRKHGIRVCSHIINGLPQEDYGMMMETAREVAKLDVQGIKIHLLHLLKGTPMVKQYEKGLLEFLDRDDYVSLVCDQLEIIPPEMIVHRITGDGPIGLMIGPMWSVNKWDVLNAIDAELKRRNSWQGRIITRRYNHEA, encoded by the coding sequence TTGAATCAAGCAAACCCATTTATATATGCAACGGATAACAAACGATATCATACATGGAATTACCACCTGAGGGAACATTTTGGACATAAGGTCTTTAAAGTTGCCCTGGATGGCGGTTTTGACTGTCCGAACCGTGATGGCACCGTCGCACATGGCGGCTGTACCTTCTGCAGTGCCTCAGGCTCTGGTGACTTTGCTGGCAACAGGGTTGAACCCCTCGACGTACAGTTCAAGAAGATCAGCGAACGGATGCATCATAAATGGAAAGATGGAAAATATATGGCCTATTTCCAAGCGTTCACGAATACGCATGCACCCGTGGCAGAGCTTCGCGAGAAATACGAAAGTGTATTGACCCAGGAAGGTGTCGTCGGACTCTCGATCGCGACACGCCCGGATTGCCTTCCGGATGATGTAGTCGAGTATTTAGCTGAATTGAACGAACGCACCTACCTTTGGGTGGAGCTTGGTCTCCAGACCGTTCATGAAAAGACCGCAACGATGATCAACCGTGCCCACGACTTCGATTGCTACAAAGAAGGCGTCGATAAACTGCGTAAACACGGCATCCGCGTATGTTCCCATATCATCAATGGCCTACCTCAGGAAGATTACGGCATGATGATGGAAACAGCCCGTGAAGTCGCCAAACTCGATGTGCAGGGGATAAAGATCCATTTACTTCATCTATTAAAAGGGACACCGATGGTCAAACAATATGAAAAAGGCCTGCTCGAATTTCTTGACCGTGACGATTATGTCAGCCTGGTATGTGACCAGCTCGAAATAATCCCTCCAGAAATGATCGTCCATCGCATTACGGGTGACGGTCCGATCGGTTTGATGATCGGTCCAATGTGGAGCGTCAATAAATGGGATGTCTTGAATGCCATTGACGCCGAATTGAAACGCCGCAACAGCTGGCAGGGAAGAATCATCACACGGAGGTACAATCATGAAGCTTGA
- a CDS encoding class I SAM-dependent methyltransferase has product MKLDRILPFARILLEKAVRPGDITMDGTMGNGFDTAFLAGLTGVNGHVYSFDIQKEAIQTTAAKLDAENLQERCTLIHDGHEHLSKYIKNEHSGKITGAIFNLGYLPGGDKSIITQADTTISAIEQLFGLMAPEGIIILVIYHGHPGGSEERDALMDYVENFPQQKAHILKYGFINQANNPPFIVAIEKR; this is encoded by the coding sequence ATGAAGCTTGATCGAATTTTGCCATTCGCCAGGATTCTGCTGGAAAAAGCGGTCCGCCCCGGGGATATAACCATGGATGGGACGATGGGCAACGGTTTTGATACGGCCTTTCTTGCAGGGCTTACAGGTGTAAATGGACATGTCTATAGTTTCGATATTCAGAAAGAAGCGATCCAAACCACAGCGGCGAAACTGGACGCCGAGAATTTACAAGAGCGCTGCACCCTCATTCACGATGGGCATGAACATTTAAGCAAATACATCAAGAATGAACATTCCGGAAAGATCACAGGTGCCATTTTCAACCTAGGCTACCTTCCTGGCGGAGACAAATCAATCATTACCCAAGCCGATACGACAATATCAGCCATTGAACAGCTGTTCGGACTGATGGCGCCTGAAGGCATCATCATCCTCGTCATTTACCATGGTCATCCGGGGGGATCGGAAGAACGGGATGCATTGATGGATTACGTAGAGAACTTCCCTCAACAGAAAGCCCATATCCTGAAATACGGGTTCATCAACCAAGCAAATAATCCGCCATTCATTGTCGCGATTGAAAAAAGATGA
- the leuS gene encoding leucine--tRNA ligase, whose product MSFDHRSIETKWQKYWEGNKTFKTGEESGKRKFYALDMFPYPSGAGLHVGHPEGYTASDILARMKRAQGYNVLHPIGWDAFGLPAEQYAIDTGNDPAEFTEHNINTFRRQIKALGFSYDWDREINTTDPDYYKWTQWIFLKLYEKGLAYIDEVAVNWCPALGTVLANEEVIDGKSERGGHPVERRPMKQWMLRITAYADRLIDDLNDVDWPENIKDMQRNWIGRSEGAEVTFNIDGFDETFTVFTTRPDTLFGATYAVLAPEHQFVDKITSADQRGAVEAYLDEVKHKSDLERTDLAKDKSGVFTGAYAINPVNGEKMPIWIADYVLISYGTGAIMAVPAHDERDYEFAVKFDLPIKEVVAGGDVTSEAYTGDGLHVNSEFLDGLNKEEAISTMIKWLEEKEIGTKKITYRLRDWLFSRQRYWGEPIPIIHWEDGTMSPVKEEDLPLILPKTTDIKPSGTGESPLANISEWVNVTDENGRKGRRETNTMPQWAGSSWYFLRYIDPDNKEALADPEKLKEWMPVDIYIGGAEHAVLHLLYARFWHKFLYDIGVVPTKEPFQNLFNQGMILGENNEKMSKSKGNVVNPDDIVESHGADTLRMYEMFMGPLDASIAWSTNGLDGSRRFLDRIWRLLVNDDGTITDKMTKTDDTGKLEKVYHQTVKKVTENYEELKFNTAISQLMVFINDAYKADSLPKVYIEGFVKLLAPVAPHIAEEIWSKLGHSESITYGTWPAFDEAKLVDNEVEIVIQINGKVKAKLMVPTDTTKEKLEEIAMGDDSIKEQIDGKTIRKVIAVPGKLVNIVAN is encoded by the coding sequence ATGAGTTTTGATCATAGAAGCATAGAAACGAAATGGCAAAAGTATTGGGAAGGCAATAAGACATTCAAAACGGGTGAAGAAAGCGGCAAACGCAAATTCTATGCGCTGGATATGTTCCCGTATCCTTCAGGGGCCGGTCTTCATGTAGGGCACCCGGAAGGTTATACGGCAAGCGATATCCTGGCACGGATGAAACGGGCGCAGGGATATAATGTATTGCACCCGATCGGCTGGGACGCTTTTGGACTTCCAGCAGAGCAATATGCGATCGATACGGGAAATGATCCAGCTGAATTCACGGAGCACAACATCAACACGTTCCGCCGCCAAATCAAAGCCCTTGGTTTTTCTTATGACTGGGATCGCGAAATAAACACGACAGATCCCGACTATTACAAATGGACGCAATGGATCTTCTTGAAATTATATGAAAAGGGCCTTGCATATATTGATGAAGTGGCCGTTAACTGGTGTCCGGCACTTGGTACGGTATTGGCTAACGAAGAAGTCATCGATGGGAAAAGTGAGCGTGGGGGCCATCCGGTGGAGCGCCGTCCGATGAAACAGTGGATGCTTCGTATCACGGCGTATGCAGACCGTTTAATCGACGATCTGAATGATGTGGATTGGCCGGAAAACATCAAGGATATGCAGCGTAACTGGATTGGCCGTTCCGAGGGAGCGGAGGTTACATTCAATATCGATGGCTTTGATGAAACATTCACGGTGTTCACGACTCGTCCGGATACGTTATTCGGTGCAACATATGCCGTATTGGCACCTGAACATCAGTTTGTCGATAAAATTACATCGGCTGATCAAAGGGGCGCAGTTGAGGCCTATTTAGATGAAGTGAAACATAAAAGCGACTTGGAAAGAACAGACTTGGCAAAGGATAAATCAGGCGTGTTCACGGGGGCTTATGCCATTAACCCGGTAAACGGCGAAAAAATGCCGATCTGGATTGCCGATTACGTGTTGATCAGCTACGGAACAGGAGCAATCATGGCCGTTCCTGCCCATGATGAGCGTGATTATGAGTTTGCAGTCAAGTTCGACTTGCCGATCAAGGAAGTCGTAGCTGGCGGAGACGTGACAAGTGAAGCATATACAGGCGATGGACTTCATGTGAATTCGGAATTCCTTGATGGATTGAATAAAGAAGAAGCCATTTCGACCATGATCAAATGGCTGGAAGAAAAAGAAATCGGAACGAAGAAAATAACATACCGCCTTCGCGATTGGTTATTCAGCCGTCAGCGTTACTGGGGTGAACCGATTCCAATCATCCATTGGGAAGACGGCACGATGTCTCCAGTGAAGGAAGAAGATCTTCCGTTGATTTTACCAAAAACTACGGACATCAAGCCTTCAGGTACAGGCGAATCACCACTTGCGAACATATCGGAATGGGTGAATGTTACGGATGAAAACGGACGAAAAGGGCGCCGTGAGACAAACACGATGCCACAGTGGGCAGGCAGCAGCTGGTACTTCCTACGTTATATCGATCCTGACAACAAGGAAGCACTAGCAGATCCTGAAAAATTAAAAGAATGGATGCCGGTCGACATTTATATCGGCGGCGCCGAGCATGCGGTGCTTCACTTGCTTTACGCTCGTTTCTGGCATAAATTCCTGTATGATATTGGTGTCGTGCCAACGAAGGAACCATTCCAAAACCTATTCAACCAAGGAATGATCCTTGGCGAGAATAATGAAAAAATGAGTAAATCCAAAGGGAATGTCGTGAACCCGGATGATATCGTTGAAAGCCATGGTGCCGATACACTTCGCATGTATGAAATGTTCATGGGACCATTGGATGCTTCGATTGCCTGGTCCACAAACGGATTGGACGGTTCTCGCAGATTCCTTGACCGTATCTGGCGTTTATTGGTCAACGATGACGGTACGATCACAGATAAGATGACAAAAACGGATGACACGGGCAAGCTCGAAAAAGTCTATCATCAAACGGTTAAAAAAGTGACCGAGAACTATGAGGAATTGAAATTCAATACGGCGATTTCACAATTGATGGTATTCATTAATGATGCTTATAAAGCGGATTCGCTTCCTAAAGTATATATCGAAGGCTTCGTAAAGCTGCTTGCACCAGTTGCACCGCACATCGCCGAGGAAATTTGGTCTAAACTGGGTCATTCCGAAAGCATCACGTACGGAACATGGCCGGCTTTCGACGAAGCGAAGTTAGTGGATAACGAAGTCGAAATCGTCATCCAAATCAACGGAAAAGTCAAAGCGAAATTAATGGTGCCGACTGACACTACGAAAGAAAAACTGGAAGAAATCGCGATGGGTGATGATTCCATCAAAGAACAAATCGATGGGAAAACCATTCGTAAAGTGATTGCCGTACCAGGCAAATTAGTCAATATCGTCGCCAACTAA
- a CDS encoding alpha/beta hydrolase, whose product MWKWETEGDAKGVIVIIHGAMEHHGRYKWVTQMWLSAGYHVVMGDLPGQGMTTRAYRGHIDSFDEYLDEVKSWIEEAYEYSLPVFLLGHSMGGLISIRLLQEEEWDIAGVILSSPCLGLVTKPRKFLTTISHGLNIVMPQFRVDSGLTPEMATRSAEIRESDRNDTLYITKVSIRWYRELAQAMKDAFEEIPEFQDVPLLVMQGGDDRIVNKKAVREWFNYNLASEKQYKEWPKLYHEIFNEPERDDVFQYALSFVENRLKILGYVV is encoded by the coding sequence ATGTGGAAATGGGAGACAGAAGGAGACGCAAAAGGAGTCATTGTCATCATTCATGGGGCAATGGAACATCACGGACGTTATAAGTGGGTAACACAAATGTGGCTTTCAGCTGGATACCATGTCGTCATGGGCGACCTTCCTGGGCAGGGTATGACAACTCGCGCCTACCGGGGACATATCGATTCCTTTGATGAGTATTTGGACGAAGTGAAAAGCTGGATAGAAGAGGCTTACGAATATTCGTTGCCGGTCTTTTTGCTTGGACACAGCATGGGTGGTTTGATTTCGATACGCCTTCTTCAGGAAGAGGAATGGGACATTGCAGGGGTGATTCTTTCTTCTCCATGCTTGGGCCTCGTAACGAAGCCGCGGAAGTTCCTTACAACCATCTCGCATGGTTTGAACATCGTGATGCCTCAGTTCAGGGTAGATTCCGGATTGACACCTGAAATGGCAACGAGAAGTGCGGAAATCCGTGAATCCGATAGAAACGATACATTATATATCACGAAGGTTTCAATCCGCTGGTATCGCGAGCTTGCACAGGCCATGAAGGATGCTTTTGAAGAGATCCCTGAATTTCAGGATGTGCCGCTTTTGGTCATGCAGGGCGGAGATGACCGAATCGTGAATAAGAAGGCGGTTCGTGAGTGGTTTAATTATAACTTGGCCAGTGAAAAGCAATATAAGGAATGGCCGAAGCTTTATCATGAAATCTTCAATGAACCAGAGCGGGATGATGTATTTCAATATGCGCTGAGTTTTGTTGAAAACCGTTTAAAGATATTAGGGTATGTCGTTTGA
- a CDS encoding gamma carbonic anhydrase — MIYPYKGKEPEIAESAYIAENAVVTGDVKIGDETSIWFNSVIRGDVSPTIIGKKVSIQDNSVLHQSPNNPLVIEDEVTIGHQVILHSCKIRKGALIGMGSIVLDEAEIGEGAFIGAGSLVPQGKVIPPNMLAFGRPAKVIREINEEDRQDMERIVREYAEKGQYYKTAERIK, encoded by the coding sequence ATTATTTATCCGTATAAAGGCAAAGAACCTGAAATCGCTGAAAGCGCTTATATCGCTGAGAATGCTGTCGTGACAGGTGATGTCAAAATCGGCGACGAAACATCCATTTGGTTCAATTCCGTCATTCGCGGTGATGTATCCCCAACCATCATCGGGAAAAAAGTCAGTATACAGGATAACAGTGTCCTGCACCAAAGCCCAAATAATCCATTGGTCATCGAGGATGAAGTGACCATTGGCCATCAGGTCATTTTACATAGCTGTAAAATCCGCAAAGGAGCTTTGATCGGCATGGGATCGATCGTGCTAGATGAAGCCGAAATCGGCGAAGGGGCCTTCATCGGTGCCGGCAGTCTCGTTCCCCAAGGTAAAGTCATTCCACCGAACATGCTGGCATTCGGACGTCCAGCTAAAGTCATTCGCGAAATCAACGAAGAAGACCGCCAGGATATGGAACGCATTGTACGTGAATACGCCGAAAAAGGACAATACTATAAAACGGCGGAACGAATAAAGTAA
- a CDS encoding DUF2524 family protein, with translation MATRQSVDHFLEQCEGALHFAEYEFNEASRQEHYDDEQFQNSQKYIEEALTDMERLYASSNDQQREMLSRMKQQLNQLRNEMILLRH, from the coding sequence ATGGCAACCAGACAATCCGTCGATCATTTTTTAGAGCAATGTGAAGGGGCTCTCCATTTTGCAGAGTATGAATTTAACGAGGCCTCACGGCAGGAGCATTATGATGATGAACAATTTCAAAATTCGCAAAAGTATATCGAAGAGGCTTTGACGGATATGGAGCGATTGTATGCCAGTTCGAATGACCAGCAACGGGAAATGCTTTCGCGGATGAAGCAGCAGTTGAATCAATTGAGGAATGAAATGATCTTACTGCGACATTAA
- a CDS encoding spore coat protein codes for MTPKTGRDDDVTSDDASAAAARELLIFAKSSIKNYAGAITETATPSLRKVFRKHLNGAIDTRAKIFHYLYLSCIRLEPIASK; via the coding sequence TTGACGCCTAAGACGGGCCGGGATGACGATGTAACAAGCGATGACGCATCAGCCGCTGCTGCTAGGGAATTGCTGATCTTTGCCAAATCATCCATCAAAAATTATGCGGGTGCCATTACTGAAACAGCCACCCCTTCCCTTCGAAAAGTATTTAGGAAACATTTAAATGGAGCCATCGATACCCGCGCCAAGATATTCCACTACCTTTATCTATCCTGCATACGACTTGAACCAATTGCTTCAAAATGA